The proteins below are encoded in one region of Nitrosomonas ureae:
- a CDS encoding glutathione S-transferase family protein, translating into MSDQLNVERTLYGFWLSPYMCQVAHVLSETGLAYQYERVSPFQGSTLTPEHIERNPLGKIPTLREVNGIDISESHAICRYLARIYPEVRKFYPIDDPMLCAEVDAKNDFITFSIAGPFFNWFVVSGYFPKAWKLKIEKEAHIYNLFSVLLSKLWLSRLVNGSRMEPFLLGKEPFLPDFQLFYTLELSQMFSELFEIPEMHLFRDDPALQTFYDAMCERPSTQKILAAKELELDVTKKELYGGFGAAYLDKHIDRRTLGGLFGREV; encoded by the coding sequence ATGTCAGATCAATTAAATGTCGAGCGCACGTTGTACGGATTCTGGCTCTCGCCTTATATGTGCCAAGTTGCGCATGTCCTCTCGGAAACCGGTCTAGCTTATCAATATGAACGAGTGTCTCCGTTTCAAGGGAGCACGCTCACGCCAGAGCACATAGAACGAAATCCTCTTGGGAAAATTCCCACTCTTAGGGAGGTCAATGGTATTGATATTTCGGAAAGTCACGCAATCTGTCGTTATCTCGCGAGAATCTACCCAGAAGTACGAAAGTTTTATCCTATTGATGATCCAATGCTCTGTGCAGAGGTCGATGCCAAGAATGACTTCATCACTTTCTCCATAGCAGGTCCATTCTTCAACTGGTTTGTTGTCAGCGGATATTTTCCAAAAGCTTGGAAACTCAAGATTGAAAAAGAAGCACATATTTATAATCTATTTTCGGTCTTGCTGAGCAAATTGTGGTTATCCCGACTAGTTAATGGCTCAAGAATGGAGCCGTTCCTACTTGGCAAAGAACCTTTTCTGCCAGATTTTCAGTTGTTCTACACGCTCGAGCTTAGCCAGATGTTTTCTGAATTGTTCGAAATACCCGAGATGCATCTGTTCCGAGACGATCCAGCATTGCAGACGTTTTACGATGCTATGTGCGAGCGTCCTTCTACCCAAAAAATACTGGCGGCTAAAGAATTGGAACTGGATGTTACGAAGAAGGAACTCTACGGTGGGTTTGGTGCGGCCTATCTTGACAAGCATATCGACAGACGAACCCTTGGAGGACTATTCGGACGTGAAGTCTGA
- a CDS encoding LysR family transcriptional regulator, whose product MQDLNDLYYYVQAVDHGGFAPAGRALGMPKSKLSRRIAKLEERLGVRLIQRSTRHFAVTDAGEAYYMHCKAMLVEAERAQETIDTLTAEPRGVIRMTCPIPLVNAYVGAMLADFMVLYPHVTVQMEATNRRVDLVSESVDVALRVRPPPLQDSNLVMRVLADRGQCLVASPVLVHRFGLPAAPGTLSNWPSLGLGILQQIHAWALLGPDGANVTLHHTPRFVTTDMIALRDAAVAGVGVVQLPMVIARDQLAAGTLIRLVPDWAPCQEIIHAVFPSRRGLLPSVRALIDFLAQRFEMLHED is encoded by the coding sequence ATGCAAGACCTGAATGATCTCTACTACTACGTCCAAGCCGTGGATCATGGCGGCTTTGCTCCGGCAGGCCGGGCCTTGGGCATGCCGAAATCGAAGCTTAGCCGCCGCATCGCCAAGCTGGAAGAACGCTTGGGTGTGCGCCTGATCCAACGCTCGACACGTCACTTTGCAGTTACCGATGCCGGCGAGGCTTATTATATGCATTGCAAGGCGATGCTGGTAGAAGCTGAAAGAGCTCAGGAAACAATAGATACACTAACAGCCGAACCCCGGGGTGTAATCCGGATGACATGCCCCATACCGCTGGTAAATGCTTATGTGGGAGCAATGCTGGCCGATTTCATGGTGCTCTATCCGCACGTCACGGTGCAGATGGAGGCGACCAACCGACGTGTCGATTTGGTCAGTGAGTCGGTGGATGTTGCCCTTCGTGTACGACCCCCGCCCCTGCAAGACAGTAACCTGGTTATGCGTGTTCTGGCTGATCGAGGCCAATGTTTGGTAGCCAGTCCTGTCCTTGTCCATCGGTTTGGCCTCCCTGCTGCACCAGGTACTTTGAGCAACTGGCCGAGCCTTGGCCTGGGGATCCTGCAACAAATCCACGCCTGGGCGCTGCTTGGGCCAGATGGTGCAAACGTTACGCTTCATCACACGCCACGCTTCGTGACGACGGACATGATTGCGCTGAGAGATGCCGCGGTGGCCGGTGTGGGTGTAGTGCAGCTGCCGATGGTCATAGCACGGGATCAGCTGGCGGCTGGCACACTCATCAGGCTTGTGCCGGACTGGGCACCTTGCCAGGAAATCATTCATGCGGTGTTTCCGTCCCGGCGCGGTCTTCTGCCATCCGTGCGGGCATTGATCGATTTTCTCGCACAGCGTTTCGAGATGCTGCATGAGGACTAA